From the genome of Colias croceus chromosome 9, ilColCroc2.1, one region includes:
- the LOC123694622 gene encoding cytochrome c oxidase assembly protein COX11, mitochondrial, with the protein MNRLVRVNRHCFNTLKCNYKVSQQTLLSPKHFSPDLLIIRKVHEERKIRSTLNYMIALGVMTVGLSYAAVPLYRIFCQAYSYGGTTGQAEATDDVSKMTAVKERPIKIRFNADVASSMQWNFKPQQVDITVVPGETALAFYTARNPTDKPVVGISTYNVIPFEAGQYFNKIQCFCFEEQMLNPHEMVNMPVFFYIDPEFSEDPKMEYIDEIVLSYTFFEAKEGLKLPVPSYVK; encoded by the exons ATGAATCGTTTAGTTCGAGTTAATAGGCATTgttttaatacattaaaatgtaactaTAAGGTTTCACAACAAACTTTGTTAAGCCCGAAACATTTTTCTCCAgatttacttattataagGAAAGTGCACGAGGAAAGGAAAATCCGGTCAACTCTTAATTATATGATTGCACTAGGTGTTATGACTGTAGGATTAAGTTATGCAGCAGTTCCATTATACAGGATATTTTGTCAA GCATACAGCTATGGAGGCACCACAGGCCAAGCGGAGGCCACAGATGATGTAAGCAAAATGACAGCTGTTAAGGAGAGGCCTATTAAGATTCGCTTCAATGCTGATGTAGCCTCCTCCATGCAGTGGAACTTCAAGCCGCAACAAGTTGATATCACG GTAGTACCTGGTGAAACAGCCCTAGCTTTCTACACGGCCCGCAACCCAACAGACAAGCCTGTAGTTGGTATTAGCACATACAATGTGATCCCATTTGAAGCCGGTCAGTACTTCAATAAGATACAGTGCTTCTGTTTCGAAGAACAGATGCTCAATCCTCATGAAATG GTAAACATGCCAGTATTCTTCTACATAGATCCAGAATTTAGCGAAGACCCAAAGATGGAATATATTGACGAGATAGTATTGTCCTACACATTCTTTGAGGCAAAAGAGGGATTGAAATTGCCAGTTCCTTCCtatgttaaataa
- the LOC123694625 gene encoding FAD-linked sulfhydryl oxidase ALR has product MPAHHNEEEEKPCRACSDFKSWTKRTKSKSTQSSKHEEPAAPPTTKPKECPLDKEELGTSTWGFLHTLASYYPEKPTKSQADDMTKFFNIFSQFYPCEPCALDFQEDIKKNPPKTKSRDELAKWLCERHNTVNVKLGKPKFDCSKVHERWKDGWLDGSCD; this is encoded by the exons ATGCCTGCTCATCACAATGAAGAAGAGGAAAAGCCCTGTAGGGCATGCAGTGATTTTAAATCATGGACTAAAAGGACTAAGTCCAAGTCTACGCAGTCAAGTAAACATGAAGAACCAGCCGCTCCT CCAACAACAAAACCCAAAGAATGTCCTCTTGACAAGGAGGAGTTGGGAACATCAACCTGGGGATTCCTGCACACATTAGCATCCTACTATCCAGAGAAACCAACTAAATCACAAGCTGATGACATGACAAAGTTTTTCAACATATTCTCACAGTTCTATCCTTGTGAACCCTGTGCTCTGGACTTTCAAGAAGA tatCAAGAAGAACCCGCCAAAAACGAAATCAAGAGACGAACTAGCAAAGTGGCTGTGTGAGAGACACAATACAGTGAATGTGAAGCTCGGGAAACCCAAGTTTGACTGCAGCAAAGTGCATGAGCGATGGAAGGACGGCTGGCTCGATGGGTCCTGTGATTAA
- the LOC123694623 gene encoding tektin-3-like — MAKEVTMCTQLQQWSPVKETAGAPSVPPQVGYCFHSPKKHPWRPIMGYEEIEVTPMPSQPITNTMVDPCYTPAGMAAEPLRFPNLVTGFDRSPEHAARAALYTRYTQYEWNQNSIKNYNESDAKRNFSERVRNDIMRMLRETDEIGTQGQRDSGRRIGERITDTTFWRNEVSIEMERLVGTCEKLNDTRRQLERAVAGIEGPLHIVQECLYHREKRQGLEQVHDAVEQSLLKEVAILRECQDKFRNMLEKVRQQSKNCRATQNELETDMRNKEYALGIDSMCHQLNNFSKGLQFYAGIERYDPSVCDAERWAAASAATLQRSQSERAKAVQMLSDAENLINVSATEIWDQWSNTNSAFTRRIAETIEIKNKLQLHLHKVQQEMFDVEKTLELLNKAIEDKLQPLRVAHTRLQARTNRPHLEKCRDEAQNRLVKECCDLQETMETLRSKIATAEGTHQTLLGVRAGLEADLRNKSTTLFIDRDQCMGLRRGYPVTAAIKS, encoded by the exons ATGGCTAAGGAAGTAACAATGTGCAcg CAATTACAACAATGGAGCCCCGTAAAGGAGACAGCGGGTGCTCCAAGTGTGCCTCCTCAAGTAGGCTACTGTTTTCACTCGCCCAAGAAACATCCATGGAGGCCTATTATGGGTTACGAAGAAATCGAAGTTACTCCTAT GCCATCCCAGCCCATAACCAACACGATGGTCGATCCGTGCTACACACCAGCCGGCATGGCCGCGGAACCGCTCCGCTTTCCGAACCTCGTGACCGGCTTCGACCGGAGCCCCGAGCACGCTGCTCGAGCTGCCCTTTATACACGATACACGCAATATGAGTGGAATCAGAATAGTATCAAGAATTACAATGAGTCAGACGCGAAGAGAAACTTTTCAGAGCGTGTACGGAATGATATTATGAGGATGTTGAG AGAGACTGATGAGATCGGAACTCAGGGTCAGCGTGACTCTGGCAGACGAATCGGTGAGCGCATCACTGACACCACTTTCTGGAGGAATGAG GTGTCAATCGAAATGGAGCGCCTGGTTGGCACGTGCGAGAAGCTGAACGACACGCGGCGGCAGCTGGAGCGCGCGGTGGCCGGCATCGAGGGGCCGCTGCACATCGTGCAGGAGTGCCTCTACCATCGCGAGAAGAGACAGG ggCTCGAGCAGGTCCACGATGCTGTGGAGCAATCACTTCTCAAAGAAGTGGCCATACTCCGCGAATGCCAGGATAAATTCCGGAACATGCTCGAGAAG gtcCGTCAACAGTCTAAGAATTGTCGCGCCACACAGAACGAGCTCGAGACAGATATGCGCAATAAAGAATACGCTTTGGGAATCGACTCCATGTGCCATCAACTGAACAACTTCTCCAAG GGGCTCCAATTCTACGCGGGGATAGAGCGCTACGACCCGTCGGTGTGCGACGCGGAGCGCTGGGCGGCGGCGAGCGCGGCCACGCTGCAGCGCTCGCAGTCCGAGCGCGCCAAGGCCGTGCAGATGCTCTCCG ACGCGGAGAACCTGATAAACGTGTCGGCGACGGAGATCTGGGACCAGTGGAGCAACACCAACAGCGCCTTCACACGTCGCATCGCTGAGACCATCGAGATCAAGAATAAACTGCAATTGCACTTGCACAAG GTGCAACAAGAGATGTTTGACGTGGAGAAAACGCTCGAGCTGCTAAACAAAGCGATCGAGGACAAGCTGCAGCCGCTGCGGGTCGCGCACACGCGGCTGCAGGCGCGCACCAACAGACCGCACCTCGAGAAGTGCCGGGACGAGGCGCAGAACCG GTTGGTCAAAGAGTGCTGTGACCTGCAAGAAACCATGGAAACCCTGAGATCCAAGATAGCCACGGCGGAAGGAACGCATCAAACGCTTTTAGGTGTTCGCGCGGGACTAGAGGCCGACCTTCGTAACAAGTCGACGACGCTGTTCATAGACCGGGATCAGTGTATGGGGCTGAGGCGTGGGTACCCGGTTACAGCGGCTATCAAATCTTAA
- the LOC123694624 gene encoding cytosolic Fe-S cluster assembly factor NUBP1 homolog, whose protein sequence is MSNVPENAPNHCPGTQSEDAGKASACAGCPNQNICASGVPSGPDPAIEIIKNRLSNVKHKILILSGKGGVGKSTVTSLLGHALAARNPDINVGILDADICGPSQPRVLGVRGEQVHNSGSGWSPVYVKDNLSLMSIGFLLGSPDDAVIWRGPKKNGMIKQFLSEVDWGDLDYLLIDTPPGTSDEHLSSVQYLTAAGLSGAVVVTTPQELALLDVRKEIQFCNKLGVKVLGVVENMSLFVCPNCQSRSEIFPATTGGAGHMCASLNVPLLGALPLEPLLARACDAGEDFTGQLPHSPAARQLAAIAEKIVAACENS, encoded by the exons aTGAGCAACGTTCCGGAAAATGCACCGAATC atTGCCCTGGAACCCAGAGCGAGGATGCAGGCAAAGCATCTGCTTGTGCAGGATGCCCAAACCAGAATATTTGCGCATCAG GTGTCCCATCAGGCCCAGATCCAGCCATAGAGATAATAAAGAATAGACTATCCAATGTAAAACATAAGATTCTAATACTATCGGGCAAGGGTGGTGTTGGGAAGAGCACAGTAACATCACTGCTTGGACATGCTTTAGCTGCACGAAACCCAGATATcaat GTGGGTATACTAGACGCAGATATATGCGGGCCGAGCCAGCCGCGCGTGCTCGGCGTGCGCGGTGAGCAAGTTCACAACTCTGGTTCGGGGTGGTCGCCTGTT tATGTTAAAGACAACCTTTCGCTTATGTCTATCGGATTCCTTCTCGGCAGTCCGGATGATGCTGTGATATGGCGAGGACCTAAGAAAAATG GTATGATTAAGCAGTTCCTAAGCGAAGTGGACTGGGGGGACCTCGACTACTTACTGATTGACACACCTccag GCACATCAGATGAGCATCTATCATCCGTGCAGTATCTCACCGCTGCCGGTCTATCCGGTGCGGTGGTTGTGACAACACCGCAGGAGCTAGCACTATTGGATGTGCGTAAAGAGATACAGTTCTGTAATAAACTGGGAGTGAAGGTGTTGGGCGTGGTCGAGAATATGTCGCTCTTCGTGTGTCCCAATTGTCAG AGCCGCAGCGAGATCTTCCCCGCCACGACGGGTGGGGCAGGTCACATGTGCGCGTCCCTCAACGTGCCCCTGCTGGGCGCTCTGCCCCTGGAGCCGTTACTGGCCCGAGCGTGTGACGCGGGGGAGGACTTCACGGGGCAACTGCCCCACTCCCCCGCTGCGAGGCAACTGGCCGCCATCGCGGAGA AAATTGTCGCAGCCTGTGAGAACTCTTag